One stretch of Bacteroidales bacterium DNA includes these proteins:
- a CDS encoding sigma-54-dependent Fis family transcriptional regulator translates to MSKILVIDDERAIRSTLKEVLEYEKHEVDAAEDGPKGLELFAANAYDIVLCDIKMAKMDGIEVLEKISETSPEIPVVMISGHGNIDTAVEAIKKGAYDFLEKPLDLNRLLITIRNAMDKSTLITQTQVLKNKVSKMYEIVGTSEPIEMVKNMIDKVAPTEARVLITGSNGTGKELVAHQIHEKSSRAKGPFVEVNCAAIPSELIESELFGHEKGSFTSAIKQRIGKFEQANGGTLFLDEIGDMSLSAQAKVLRALQENKITRVGSDKDIHVNVRVITATNKNIKKEIENNNFREDLYHRLSVILIHVPSLNDRSEDIPLLAEHFNTLICNEYGMSKKIIKKDAIKELQKIQWTGNIREFRNVLERLIILCPNEITGNDVIAYALPVSGSNT, encoded by the coding sequence ATGTCAAAAATTCTGGTTATTGACGACGAACGTGCCATAAGGAGCACTCTGAAAGAGGTTCTTGAATATGAAAAGCACGAGGTCGATGCTGCTGAGGATGGTCCGAAAGGCCTCGAATTATTTGCTGCCAATGCATATGATATTGTACTATGCGACATAAAAATGGCCAAGATGGACGGTATTGAGGTGCTTGAGAAGATATCGGAGACATCACCGGAGATACCTGTTGTAATGATCTCAGGTCATGGCAATATCGACACCGCAGTGGAAGCAATAAAAAAAGGTGCTTACGACTTTCTCGAGAAACCGCTCGACCTCAACAGGCTGCTCATCACTATCCGTAATGCGATGGATAAGTCAACCCTGATAACCCAGACACAGGTACTTAAAAACAAGGTGAGCAAGATGTACGAAATTGTTGGTACATCCGAACCTATAGAGATGGTAAAGAACATGATCGACAAGGTAGCTCCTACCGAAGCCAGAGTACTCATTACCGGTTCAAATGGCACAGGGAAGGAACTGGTAGCCCACCAGATTCACGAAAAAAGCAGCAGAGCCAAAGGCCCTTTTGTTGAAGTCAACTGCGCGGCAATACCTTCGGAACTTATTGAAAGTGAGCTGTTCGGACATGAGAAAGGATCCTTTACCTCAGCAATTAAACAAAGAATCGGAAAATTTGAACAGGCTAACGGCGGGACACTCTTTCTCGATGAAATAGGCGACATGAGCTTATCTGCACAGGCTAAAGTGCTAAGAGCACTGCAGGAAAACAAAATTACAAGGGTAGGCTCGGATAAAGATATTCATGTAAATGTCAGGGTAATAACCGCCACAAATAAAAACATAAAGAAAGAGATAGAGAATAATAATTTCAGGGAGGACCTTTATCACCGTCTGAGTGTTATTCTGATACATGTCCCGTCGCTCAACGACAGATCGGAAGATATACCATTGCTGGCCGAACATTTCAACACTCTCATATGCAATGAATATGGTATGAGCAAGAAGATTATAAAGAAGGATGCCATCAAAGAACTTCAGAAAATTCAGTGGACAGGAAATATCAGGGAATTCAGAAATGTACTTGAAAGACTGATCATTCTCTGCCCGAATGAGATAACCGGTAATGATGTTATTGCATATGCTTTACCAGTTTCGGGAAGCAACACTTAA
- the dnaJ gene encoding molecular chaperone DnaJ, with product MGKRDYYEVLGVSKEATKEEIKKAYRKQALKYHPDKNPGDKKSEENFKEAAEAYEVLSNDEKKARYDRYGHAGMGNSGGGFSGQNMTMDDIFSSFGDIFGDAFGGFGGFGGSRRGGGRRVNKGSNLRVKVKLNLQEIANGTEKKIKVNKYVNCDKCGGSGAADASSISSCPTCHGSGHVTRITNTMLGQMQTSSVCPSCGGDGKTITKKCTACYGEGVVQKEEIIKINIPAGVGKGMQMTVGGKGNAPRRGGVDGDLLVVIDEEEHPELIREGNDLIYNLFVSIPDAVLGTHVEVPTVDNNVKIKIEPGTQPGKILRLRGKGLPEVNGYGRGDLLVNVNVWIPKNVNKDEMKIFEKFKDSDSFTPNPDKNDRGFFERMKGYFE from the coding sequence ATGGGAAAAAGGGATTATTATGAGGTGCTTGGTGTTTCCAAAGAGGCCACAAAAGAGGAGATAAAAAAGGCATACAGAAAGCAGGCTCTTAAATATCATCCAGATAAGAATCCGGGAGATAAGAAGTCGGAGGAGAATTTCAAGGAAGCAGCTGAAGCTTATGAGGTGCTTAGTAATGATGAGAAGAAAGCACGTTACGATCGCTACGGGCATGCAGGAATGGGTAACTCAGGAGGCGGGTTCAGCGGCCAGAATATGACAATGGATGATATTTTCTCATCGTTCGGTGATATTTTTGGTGATGCGTTCGGCGGTTTCGGTGGTTTCGGAGGAAGCAGACGCGGCGGAGGAAGAAGGGTAAATAAAGGAAGTAACCTCCGGGTTAAAGTAAAGCTTAATCTCCAGGAGATTGCCAATGGAACAGAGAAAAAAATAAAGGTAAACAAATATGTAAACTGCGATAAATGCGGCGGATCAGGTGCTGCAGATGCTTCCAGTATTTCATCATGCCCTACCTGCCATGGCTCCGGACATGTTACCCGGATAACAAATACGATGCTTGGACAGATGCAGACATCTTCTGTTTGTCCTTCATGCGGAGGTGATGGCAAGACTATAACCAAGAAATGTACTGCCTGCTATGGAGAAGGTGTTGTACAAAAAGAAGAGATTATTAAAATCAATATCCCTGCCGGTGTTGGCAAAGGAATGCAGATGACCGTCGGCGGCAAAGGAAATGCTCCCAGAAGGGGTGGTGTTGATGGCGACCTTCTTGTGGTAATTGATGAAGAGGAACACCCCGAACTGATAAGAGAAGGTAATGACTTAATTTATAATTTATTTGTAAGCATACCTGACGCAGTACTAGGAACACATGTTGAAGTACCAACAGTTGACAATAATGTAAAGATCAAGATAGAACCGGGCACTCAACCCGGCAAAATACTTCGTCTCAGAGGAAAAGGATTGCCTGAAGTTAATGGTTATGGCAGAGGCGATCTGCTTGTTAATGTAAATGTCTGGATCCCAAAGAATGTAAATAAGGATGAGATGAAGATCTTTGAGAAATTCAAAGACTCGGATTCCTTTACACCCAATCCTGACAAAAACGACAGGGGCTTCTTCGAGAGGATGAAAGGATATTTCGAATAG
- a CDS encoding transglycosylase SLT domain-containing protein, with protein MRIATLLITILLTGLNINAAVLSDTIIVKSDNSADRISRDLDSLVSTWYVRMNRSVNPVEYRGDTAILQYSDSTYRTRLSKINSIISLPYGPIIRNHIHVYTIKQREKFAAVLALKDYYFPMIEDVFDSYGLPAELKYMAVIESALNPNAVSRMGATGLWQFMYSTGRMYGLTINSIVDERRDPLKATHAAAKYLKDLYKIYDDWILVIAAYNCGPGNVNKAIRRSGNKKDYWDIYYRLPRETRGYIPQYVAAAYAITYYPEHNIQPMQLNIPVAVDTIMINKDIHLTQISEVMKIPLGELKALNPQYRTGLIPGSSKQQILTLPLNHLGDFIDLNDTIRSYKSDVYLNKANLSVNPTRSTNVPVDIKGKTKLFYTVNDGDNLGYISEWYRVGLSDLRYWNNIYKNTIRVGQKLVVYVDPAKSEYYSKVNSMSFADKQAMVGKTVPANTQQSVASFIPETEGDFITYTVRYGDTIWDIVKMFENVSTSEVLTLNNISDPSKIQVGQKLKIKKKS; from the coding sequence ATGAGAATTGCTACTTTATTGATTACTATTTTATTAACAGGTCTGAATATAAATGCCGCTGTGCTTTCAGACACAATAATAGTAAAATCAGATAACAGTGCAGATCGTATCTCCCGCGACCTCGACAGCCTGGTGAGTACCTGGTATGTAAGGATGAACAGGAGTGTCAATCCGGTTGAATACAGAGGTGATACGGCAATATTGCAGTATTCTGACTCAACATACAGAACAAGACTCAGTAAGATAAATTCAATCATTAGTCTGCCATATGGTCCTATTATAAGGAACCATATTCATGTCTACACAATCAAACAGAGGGAGAAATTCGCTGCAGTATTGGCCCTGAAAGACTACTATTTCCCAATGATTGAGGATGTCTTTGATTCCTACGGATTGCCGGCTGAACTCAAATACATGGCTGTTATTGAATCTGCACTCAATCCAAATGCAGTGTCGAGGATGGGAGCAACAGGTCTCTGGCAGTTTATGTATAGTACCGGACGTATGTACGGACTTACAATAAATTCAATAGTTGATGAAAGAAGGGATCCGCTTAAGGCAACTCATGCTGCAGCAAAATATCTCAAGGATCTCTACAAAATATATGATGACTGGATTCTTGTTATTGCTGCTTATAACTGCGGACCGGGAAACGTAAACAAAGCAATAAGGAGATCAGGTAACAAGAAAGATTACTGGGATATTTATTACAGACTGCCAAGAGAAACCAGAGGGTATATACCTCAGTATGTTGCAGCTGCATATGCAATTACTTATTATCCGGAACATAATATTCAGCCGATGCAATTGAATATCCCCGTTGCTGTCGATACAATTATGATCAATAAAGATATCCATCTCACCCAGATCTCCGAGGTAATGAAAATTCCTTTGGGTGAACTTAAAGCATTGAATCCTCAGTATCGTACCGGTCTAATCCCGGGATCATCTAAACAGCAGATTCTTACCCTTCCGTTGAATCATCTGGGAGATTTTATTGATCTGAATGACACAATCAGAAGTTATAAATCAGATGTGTATCTTAATAAAGCTAACCTGTCTGTCAATCCGACACGCTCCACTAATGTTCCGGTTGATATCAAAGGCAAAACAAAGCTTTTTTATACTGTAAATGATGGCGATAACCTTGGTTATATTTCTGAATGGTACAGAGTTGGTTTATCAGACCTCAGATACTGGAATAACATCTATAAAAATACGATAAGGGTGGGTCAGAAACTGGTTGTCTATGTCGATCCTGCAAAATCAGAATATTACTCAAAAGTAAACTCCATGTCATTTGCTGATAAGCAGGCAATGGTAGGAAAAACTGTTCCTGCCAATACTCAGCAATCAGTCGCAAGTTTCATTCCTGAAACTGAAGGGGATTTTATAACATATACCGTTAGATACGGAGATACAATATGGGACATTGTGAAGATGTTTGAGAATGTATCTACAAGTGAGGTGCTTACATTGAATAATATTTCAGATCCCAGTAAGATACAGGTCGGACAGAAGCTGAAGATCAAGAAGAAAAGCTGA
- a CDS encoding aspartate ammonia-lyase, producing MFRLEKDSLGQKQIPSDALYGIHAVRAKENFPGNTLFPVEWYSAVGVTKLACYKTYRKFRDAALGKLGNNLPVKNINDDILNALIDSANEVSEGKYFDQFIVPGVQGGAGTSINMNINEIIANAALLKTGNKCGEYTLIDPTEHANIFQSTNDVIPTALTLTVMRLLQTLEENINILRQKTEELEKNNREKLRPGYTQMQEAVPSSFGLLFSTYNEALSRDWWRVSKCSERIKQVNLGGGAIGTGLSLPRFFIMEVVPELRALTGLPLAHSENLSDATSNMDKWVEIHATLKAHAANLEKISSDFRLLSSDIAALKTLSIPERQVGSSIMPGKINPVIPEFVISAAHKIYSNDVLISSLCGQGVLELNPYIPVIGTAIIESINLLISCNITLNNNLLSGLIINESAGYNALIFSPSLTTALTPHIGYHKAAEIASLMKTNKIDIFEANGILKIMEESKLRTILQPGNLLKLGFSLDDL from the coding sequence ATGTTCCGACTAGAAAAAGATTCTTTAGGTCAGAAACAGATCCCATCTGATGCACTCTATGGCATTCATGCCGTAAGGGCAAAGGAGAACTTCCCGGGCAATACTCTATTCCCGGTTGAATGGTATTCAGCCGTGGGTGTTACAAAGCTGGCATGTTATAAAACCTACAGAAAATTCCGCGATGCAGCCCTTGGAAAACTTGGAAATAATCTTCCTGTTAAAAACATAAATGATGATATTCTTAACGCCCTGATTGATTCTGCAAATGAAGTGTCTGAAGGGAAATACTTTGATCAGTTCATTGTCCCGGGTGTACAGGGTGGCGCAGGAACAAGTATCAACATGAATATCAATGAAATAATAGCAAATGCTGCTCTTCTTAAGACCGGGAATAAGTGTGGGGAATACACTTTAATTGACCCTACAGAACATGCAAATATCTTCCAGTCGACAAATGATGTAATACCCACAGCCCTGACTTTAACCGTTATGAGGCTGCTGCAGACACTAGAAGAAAACATAAATATACTCAGGCAGAAAACTGAAGAGCTTGAGAAAAACAACAGGGAGAAACTACGTCCGGGATATACCCAGATGCAGGAAGCAGTACCCTCCTCTTTCGGATTATTATTCAGTACATATAATGAAGCGCTATCTCGCGACTGGTGGAGAGTTTCCAAATGTTCTGAGCGTATAAAACAGGTAAATCTTGGCGGAGGGGCTATTGGTACCGGATTATCACTCCCACGATTTTTCATAATGGAAGTTGTACCTGAACTGCGCGCTCTTACAGGCTTGCCACTCGCCCACTCTGAGAATCTTTCAGATGCAACCTCTAACATGGATAAATGGGTCGAGATTCATGCTACGTTGAAAGCACATGCGGCTAATCTCGAAAAAATATCTTCGGACTTCCGTCTTCTGTCTTCCGACATTGCGGCTCTTAAGACCCTATCAATACCAGAGCGGCAGGTTGGCAGCTCAATAATGCCGGGGAAGATCAATCCCGTTATTCCTGAATTTGTTATTTCGGCAGCGCACAAAATATATTCAAATGATGTACTCATTAGCTCTTTATGCGGACAGGGAGTATTGGAACTCAATCCATATATTCCGGTTATAGGTACTGCCATTATTGAGAGCATAAATCTGCTTATTTCATGTAATATCACTTTGAACAACAACCTTCTTTCGGGATTAATCATAAATGAATCAGCAGGATATAATGCCCTTATCTTCAGCCCTTCATTAACAACAGCTCTTACTCCGCATATTGGTTACCACAAAGCTGCGGAGATAGCTTCACTGATGAAAACCAATAAAATAGACATATTTGAAGCTAACGGTATTCTGAAAATAATGGAAGAATCTAAACTAAGAACAATCCTTCAGCCCGGTAATCTGCTGAAACTTGGTTTCTCACTTGATGACCTTTAA
- the hydF gene encoding [FeFe] hydrogenase H-cluster maturation GTPase HydF has protein sequence MSKGRESKPHIGIYGRRNNGKSSLINCLAGQDIAIVSDHAGTTTDPVKKSFEITGFGPVILVDTAGIDDSGDLGQKRIDRTLRTLDIIDLALLVVTNNSWGEYEDDLIVKFNEKDIPVVVIHSKSDLEAPSADFSAGVLSKTGTPLFEFSSEDKRNYEELITLIKDSIPEHSMKTPTLLGDLINYGDIVLLITPIDVEAPEGRLILPQVQAIRDILDNDAVAIVLKEREVDVFLKKTKIRPALAVTDSQVFVKADASVPKDIPLTSFSIMLARFKGDFDNYLKGTPKISELKDGDRVLLLESCTHHVSCDDIGRTKIPRWITGFTGKKIEYDVVAGLDILPRPVTDYSLIIQCGGCMITRKQLHNRLQSAIRAGVPVTNYGMAIAYVQGIYNRAVEPFTKSKRDSSVYL, from the coding sequence ATGTCTAAAGGAAGGGAGTCGAAACCACATATAGGAATTTACGGGCGAAGGAATAACGGTAAAAGCAGCCTGATCAATTGTCTGGCCGGACAGGACATTGCCATAGTATCAGATCATGCAGGTACCACTACTGATCCTGTAAAAAAATCATTTGAGATAACCGGTTTTGGTCCTGTAATACTTGTTGATACCGCGGGCATTGATGATTCCGGTGACCTGGGTCAAAAAAGGATAGACCGCACTCTGAGGACTCTGGATATTATTGATCTGGCTCTGCTTGTAGTCACAAATAATTCATGGGGTGAATATGAGGATGATCTGATCGTTAAGTTCAATGAGAAAGACATTCCTGTCGTCGTAATACACAGCAAATCAGATCTTGAGGCACCATCAGCAGATTTCAGTGCCGGAGTATTATCAAAAACAGGAACACCTCTGTTTGAGTTTTCATCGGAAGATAAACGCAATTATGAGGAGCTCATAACTCTGATTAAGGATTCAATCCCTGAGCACTCGATGAAAACACCAACATTACTGGGCGATCTGATTAACTATGGAGACATAGTTCTCCTTATCACTCCCATCGATGTGGAGGCTCCCGAAGGCCGACTTATACTGCCGCAGGTTCAGGCAATAAGAGATATACTTGATAATGATGCCGTTGCTATAGTATTGAAAGAAAGGGAAGTCGATGTCTTCCTGAAAAAAACAAAGATCAGACCAGCCCTTGCAGTCACCGATTCGCAGGTATTCGTGAAGGCCGATGCCTCTGTTCCAAAGGATATTCCTCTTACAAGCTTCAGCATAATGCTGGCAAGGTTCAAGGGAGACTTCGATAACTATCTGAAAGGCACTCCAAAAATTTCCGAACTGAAAGATGGCGACAGAGTACTTCTTCTTGAATCATGCACACATCATGTTTCATGCGATGATATAGGCAGAACGAAGATTCCCCGATGGATAACCGGATTTACAGGTAAGAAAATTGAATATGATGTAGTTGCAGGACTGGATATTCTTCCAAGACCAGTTACGGATTACTCGCTTATAATACAGTGCGGAGGTTGTATGATCACACGGAAACAACTGCACAACAGACTTCAGTCCGCGATCAGAGCAGGTGTTCCTGTCACAAATTACGGTATGGCTATCGCCTATGTTCAGGGTATATATAACAGAGCAGTAGAGCCGTTTACCAAATCCAAAAGGGATAGTTCGGTGTACCTCTGA
- a CDS encoding MBOAT family protein, which translates to MIFSTAAFWLFFLLLLAGYSIIYKKLFVRNLYLFILSLFFYYKSGGLFLSLLLFVTLIDYTCGLLIYRSGTKSVKRFFILLSIISNLGILAYFKYTGFFVNTINDLFGTDYRVYDLLAAFSNSNLGTSFSTGDILLPVGISFFTFQSLSYTFDVYRNKIQPVRNILDFGFYVSFFPQLVAGPIVRASEFIPQLYTEFHLAKREFSHALFLISKGLIKKIIISDFIATNFVDRVFEAPSVYSGFENLMAVYGYGLQIYCDFSGYTDIAIGVALILGFRLPMNFNSPYKAAGMADFWKRWHISLSRWLKDYLYIPLGGNRKGKFRTNINLLITMLLGGLWHGASLRFIIWGLLHGFGLVAGRIWNAVFGERLKQGKVGRALVVFITFQFVSFCWIFFRAPDGESIKMMFSQIFNSFSPGSYFTVLPAYSSVFLLMVVGYTIHFLPESFKESYRGLFIKIPLVFQLLLVMAVAILLFQMRSTDTMPFIYFRF; encoded by the coding sequence ATGATTTTTTCCACTGCTGCATTCTGGCTCTTTTTCTTGTTGCTGCTGGCCGGCTATAGCATCATTTATAAGAAACTGTTTGTCAGGAATTTATATCTGTTCATTTTAAGTCTGTTCTTCTATTATAAATCAGGCGGATTGTTTCTTTCACTTCTTTTATTCGTAACACTAATAGATTATACCTGTGGTTTGCTGATTTACAGATCGGGCACTAAATCTGTGAAAAGGTTTTTTATTCTGCTGAGCATAATTTCAAACCTGGGTATCCTGGCATACTTCAAGTATACCGGCTTCTTTGTAAACACAATAAATGATCTTTTTGGCACTGATTACAGGGTTTATGATTTACTGGCAGCATTCTCAAATTCAAATCTTGGCACATCATTTAGTACCGGCGATATTCTGCTTCCGGTTGGTATTTCTTTCTTCACTTTTCAATCGCTCAGCTATACATTCGACGTTTACAGGAATAAGATCCAGCCAGTCCGCAATATTCTGGATTTTGGTTTTTATGTATCCTTCTTTCCTCAGCTTGTTGCCGGACCAATCGTCAGGGCTTCAGAATTTATCCCTCAGCTCTACACTGAATTTCATCTGGCAAAACGGGAATTCAGTCATGCATTGTTCCTCATATCCAAAGGCCTGATAAAGAAGATTATAATCTCTGATTTTATTGCCACTAATTTTGTTGACAGGGTTTTTGAGGCTCCATCGGTTTACTCAGGTTTTGAAAACCTGATGGCTGTCTATGGTTATGGATTGCAGATCTATTGCGATTTCTCCGGTTATACAGATATTGCTATTGGAGTTGCGCTAATACTGGGTTTCAGGCTGCCAATGAATTTTAATTCTCCGTATAAGGCTGCAGGCATGGCTGACTTCTGGAAGAGGTGGCATATTTCATTGTCACGGTGGTTAAAGGATTACCTCTATATTCCTCTGGGCGGAAACAGGAAAGGTAAGTTCAGAACAAATATTAATCTGCTTATAACGATGTTATTAGGAGGATTATGGCATGGAGCGAGCCTGAGGTTTATTATCTGGGGTTTGTTGCATGGGTTCGGACTTGTTGCCGGAAGAATATGGAATGCAGTTTTTGGAGAAAGGTTAAAACAGGGTAAGGTTGGCAGGGCGCTGGTTGTGTTTATCACTTTTCAGTTCGTAAGTTTCTGCTGGATCTTCTTCAGAGCCCCTGATGGAGAGAGCATAAAGATGATGTTCTCGCAGATCTTCAATAGTTTTTCTCCGGGCTCCTATTTCACTGTTCTGCCGGCATACAGCAGCGTCTTTTTACTGATGGTGGTCGGATATACTATCCATTTTCTTCCAGAAAGTTTCAAAGAGTCTTACAGAGGACTCTTTATAAAGATCCCGCTTGTATTTCAACTTTTGCTTGTAATGGCTGTGGCAATACTCCTGTTTCAGATGAGATCAACTGATACTATGCCATTCATTTATTTCAGATTCTGA
- a CDS encoding ABC transporter permease: MNKISVIIKREYITRVRKKSFIIMTILAPILMAAIIILPTALMMNQDGDFKKIAVIEDKSDLFKGVIKNTKDAEFVYLENTKIEDLKSSFESAGYYGVLYISPELVNTPNAIELISKKQPPIGLLQHIENSLEKEIERQKLLAFKIENLDEIMKTIDTNVSIQTINIDSSGVAKKTSTGIAMALAYILGFLMYMLVFIFGAQVMRGVIEEKTSRVVEVIISSVKPVQLMMGKIVGIALVGLTQFLIWIVLTGSIAGVLKSTMLSNVNLSEISQSAPQNMMASGDNQAAASEAVAQASVSPQLLEFSKMFDSAMNQPWLLIIVSFIFYFITGYLLYASVFAAIGSAVDNETETQQFMLPVTIPIILALMVAMGTMQNPESSISFWFSMIPLTSPIVMMARIPFGVPLWQIGVSMLLMLVTFAAFVWMAAKVYRTGILMYGKKTSWKEMWKWLRYSG, translated from the coding sequence ATGAACAAGATATCTGTTATTATTAAAAGAGAATATATAACAAGGGTCAGGAAGAAATCATTCATTATAATGACAATTCTGGCACCTATTCTCATGGCAGCTATTATTATCCTGCCTACAGCCCTTATGATGAATCAGGATGGTGACTTCAAGAAGATTGCAGTTATTGAGGACAAATCCGATTTATTTAAAGGTGTCATCAAGAATACGAAAGATGCTGAATTTGTATACCTCGAGAACACTAAGATTGAAGATCTGAAATCCTCATTCGAATCAGCAGGTTATTATGGGGTCCTCTATATTTCACCCGAGCTGGTCAATACTCCTAATGCTATTGAGCTTATATCAAAGAAACAACCGCCAATTGGATTGTTGCAGCATATTGAAAACTCACTTGAAAAAGAGATTGAAAGACAAAAATTACTGGCTTTCAAAATTGAGAATCTCGACGAAATAATGAAGACCATAGATACTAATGTATCGATACAGACAATCAATATAGACTCTTCAGGGGTAGCGAAAAAAACAAGTACCGGAATTGCAATGGCTCTCGCATATATACTTGGATTCCTGATGTATATGCTGGTATTCATTTTCGGTGCACAGGTTATGCGGGGTGTAATTGAAGAAAAAACAAGCAGAGTCGTTGAGGTAATTATTTCATCTGTCAAGCCTGTACAGCTAATGATGGGTAAAATTGTCGGAATCGCTCTTGTCGGACTAACTCAATTCCTGATATGGATAGTCCTTACAGGCAGCATAGCCGGAGTATTGAAGTCAACAATGCTTTCAAATGTCAACCTGTCCGAGATCTCACAGTCGGCACCACAGAATATGATGGCAAGTGGTGATAATCAGGCAGCTGCATCAGAAGCAGTAGCCCAGGCATCGGTTTCTCCTCAACTGCTCGAGTTTTCAAAAATGTTCGACAGTGCAATGAATCAGCCGTGGTTACTGATTATTGTATCATTTATTTTCTATTTTATTACAGGTTACCTTCTTTATGCCTCTGTTTTTGCTGCAATAGGATCTGCTGTGGATAATGAAACAGAAACACAACAATTCATGCTTCCTGTAACAATACCGATAATACTTGCTCTTATGGTGGCAATGGGTACAATGCAGAATCCGGAAAGCTCAATCTCTTTCTGGTTCTCAATGATCCCGCTCACCTCTCCTATCGTTATGATGGCACGTATTCCGTTTGGCGTACCGCTCTGGCAGATAGGTGTTTCAATGTTACTGATGCTTGTTACATTTGCAGCATTTGTATGGATGGCAGCCAAGGTATACCGCACCGGCATCCTGATGTATGGTAAAAAAACTTCGTGGAAAGAGATGTGGAAATGGCTGAGGTACAGCGGATAA
- a CDS encoding ATP-binding cassette domain-containing protein has translation MALFEAKNVTKQYGDQLALDNVSISVPEQCIYGLLGPNGAGKTTLIRIINQITGPDSGELFLNGKKLMPDDVQFIGYLPEERGLYKKMKVGEQALYFAQLKGLSKAEAMKRLKYWFKKLDILDWWGKKVEELSKGMAQKVQFVTTVLHEPKLLIFDEPFTGFDPLNANIIKNEILFLRERGATIIFSTHNMGSVEELCDNITLIDKAKTILEGSVSEIRSKWAANEYDLTLSGNVKIEGNGHYTILKQETENNKSIVRLKTTSDISSNDILQNVMKSGNVISFNPAMPSMNEIFIRVIETRN, from the coding sequence ATGGCACTTTTTGAAGCAAAGAATGTCACTAAACAGTACGGGGACCAGCTTGCTCTCGACAACGTAAGCATCTCTGTCCCTGAACAATGCATCTATGGTCTGCTTGGACCCAATGGTGCAGGAAAAACAACACTTATACGAATAATCAACCAGATTACCGGGCCGGATTCAGGTGAATTATTCCTGAATGGCAAAAAACTTATGCCTGATGATGTGCAGTTTATCGGTTATCTTCCTGAAGAAAGAGGACTTTATAAAAAAATGAAAGTAGGCGAACAGGCTCTCTATTTTGCTCAGCTTAAAGGACTCTCGAAAGCTGAAGCTATGAAGAGGCTAAAATACTGGTTTAAAAAACTTGACATTCTCGACTGGTGGGGTAAAAAAGTCGAAGAACTTTCCAAGGGTATGGCACAAAAGGTTCAGTTTGTTACAACTGTACTTCATGAACCAAAGCTTTTGATATTTGATGAACCTTTCACAGGATTCGACCCACTGAATGCCAATATCATAAAAAATGAAATACTGTTTCTGAGGGAGAGAGGAGCTACAATAATCTTTTCAACACATAATATGGGATCAGTTGAGGAGTTGTGCGATAACATTACCCTCATCGATAAAGCAAAAACAATACTGGAAGGAAGTGTCTCTGAGATCCGCAGTAAGTGGGCGGCAAATGAATATGATCTTACTTTAAGCGGAAATGTAAAGATTGAGGGAAACGGACATTACACAATTCTGAAACAGGAAACTGAGAACAACAAAAGTATTGTCAGGCTGAAGACCACATCAGACATCAGCAGTAATGATATACTTCAGAATGTCATGAAATCGGGGAACGTAATCTCATTTAATCCGGCCATGCCATCTATGAATGAGATATTTATAAGGGTAATTGAAACCCGTAACTAA